In one Streptomyces sp. NBC_01241 genomic region, the following are encoded:
- a CDS encoding DMT family transporter, whose translation MSAPVTPRTPPPARSSAPSRPTGTATPATTPAPTTPALLATSASAPAARPRLDWRIRFGALSLIWGFSFLLIKVGTEGYAPFQVTLGRLLAGTAVLAVAMAVRRERPPRGARTWGHLAVAAFFLNALPFSLFAYAELTIPSTLAGICNATSPLWGMALSLVALSEDRPTRRRVAGLGLGFLGVLTVLGAWQGFSGLDFSGTAMALLASLSYPIGWIYVRRTLAGSGSSTLSLTGSQLLLGTVQIALVTPLFTSVPDGFPLLPTLAVVALGALGTGLAVLIQYGLVEEVGPTTAQMVTYFIPVIATAAGVLVLGEQLSWNTPVGALVVLAGAALTQSRARGGRTGTGTQP comes from the coding sequence ATGAGCGCGCCGGTCACACCCAGAACCCCTCCTCCTGCCAGATCCTCCGCCCCGTCCCGGCCGACCGGGACGGCCACCCCCGCCACCACCCCGGCACCCACCACCCCGGCGCTCCTCGCGACGTCCGCTTCGGCCCCGGCCGCGCGGCCCCGGCTGGACTGGCGGATCCGCTTCGGAGCGCTCTCCCTCATATGGGGCTTCAGCTTCCTTCTGATCAAGGTCGGAACCGAGGGCTACGCCCCGTTCCAGGTCACTCTCGGCCGCCTCCTGGCGGGCACGGCCGTGCTGGCCGTCGCGATGGCGGTACGCAGGGAGCGGCCGCCGCGCGGTGCCCGCACGTGGGGGCACCTGGCCGTCGCCGCGTTCTTCCTGAACGCGCTGCCGTTCTCGCTCTTCGCCTATGCCGAGCTGACCATCCCGTCGACCCTGGCCGGAATCTGCAACGCGACCTCGCCCCTGTGGGGCATGGCACTGTCGCTCGTCGCGCTCTCGGAGGACCGGCCCACCCGTCGCCGCGTCGCCGGACTCGGGCTCGGTTTCCTGGGTGTACTGACCGTGCTGGGCGCCTGGCAGGGCTTCTCCGGACTGGACTTCAGCGGCACGGCCATGGCGCTGCTCGCCTCCCTCAGCTACCCGATCGGCTGGATCTACGTCCGCAGAACGCTGGCGGGCAGCGGTTCCTCCACGCTCTCCCTGACCGGCAGCCAGCTCTTGCTCGGTACGGTGCAGATCGCTCTGGTGACCCCGCTGTTCACCTCGGTCCCCGACGGATTCCCCCTGCTCCCGACCCTGGCCGTGGTCGCGCTGGGTGCGCTCGGTACGGGCCTTGCGGTGCTGATCCAGTACGGCCTGGTGGAGGAGGTCGGACCCACGACCGCGCAGATGGTCACCTACTTCATCCCGGTCATCGCCACCGCTGCCGGAGTCCTCGTGCTCGGCGAACAGCTGAGCTGGAACACTCCGGTCGGCGCCCTCGTGGTCCTGGCGGGCGCCGCCCTGACCCAGAGCAGGGCGCGCGGCGGAAGGACCGGGACCGGGACTCAGCCGTAG
- a CDS encoding aminotransferase class I/II-fold pyridoxal phosphate-dependent enzyme gives MLGEYRIVGRRASEIAASVERGVGSGDLAPGQVLPPMRELAELLGVNPNTVAAAYRTLRERGVIETAGRRGSRVRPRPASTARGSLRVEAPPGVRDLGEGNPDPALLPALGEAFAAATGEYARHPGLYGQPPVDPEFAALARAALDADRVPGGPVLATSGSLDAIERVLVAHLKPGDAVAVEDPGWGSMLDLVPALGLRPVPVALDDDGPLPDDVERVLNAGARALVVTDRAQNPTGAAISGGRAFELRGVLAGHREVLLIEDDHGHGIVDLPLYPLAGATDRWAFVRSVAKAYGPDLRVATLTGDPVTVDRVSGRQRLGPGWVSRLLQRAVVHLWASGAVDPAEVARAYAKRRDVLVRALKERGVEAHGRSGMNVWVPVSDETGAVARLLHAGWAVAPGARFRMAAPQGVRLTVSPLTEGDIEPLADAVAAAARPAQPLNYG, from the coding sequence GTGCTAGGAGAGTATCGGATCGTCGGGCGGCGCGCATCGGAAATTGCCGCCAGTGTGGAGCGCGGGGTCGGCTCGGGTGACCTCGCGCCGGGGCAAGTGCTGCCGCCGATGCGGGAGTTGGCGGAGCTGCTGGGGGTGAATCCCAATACGGTGGCGGCCGCCTACCGCACGCTGCGCGAGCGTGGAGTGATCGAGACGGCCGGGCGCCGGGGCAGCAGGGTGCGGCCACGCCCCGCGAGTACGGCGCGCGGTTCGCTCCGGGTCGAGGCGCCGCCCGGGGTGCGGGACCTGGGGGAGGGGAACCCCGATCCGGCGCTGCTGCCCGCGCTGGGGGAGGCGTTCGCGGCGGCCACGGGCGAGTATGCGCGACACCCCGGTCTGTACGGACAGCCGCCGGTGGACCCGGAGTTCGCCGCACTCGCGCGCGCCGCACTGGATGCCGACCGGGTGCCGGGCGGGCCCGTGCTCGCGACCTCCGGATCGTTGGACGCGATCGAGCGGGTACTGGTCGCGCACCTGAAACCCGGTGACGCGGTGGCCGTCGAGGACCCGGGATGGGGCAGCATGCTCGATCTCGTGCCGGCGCTGGGACTGCGCCCCGTGCCCGTCGCACTCGACGACGACGGACCACTGCCCGATGACGTGGAGCGCGTGCTGAACGCCGGGGCCCGAGCGCTCGTCGTCACCGACCGGGCGCAGAATCCGACCGGGGCCGCGATCAGTGGCGGGCGCGCCTTCGAGCTACGGGGCGTCCTGGCCGGACACCGCGAAGTGCTCCTGATCGAGGACGACCACGGGCACGGCATCGTCGATCTCCCGCTGTACCCGCTGGCGGGCGCCACGGACCGGTGGGCGTTCGTGCGGTCCGTGGCCAAGGCGTACGGGCCGGATCTGCGCGTTGCCACACTGACCGGCGACCCGGTCACCGTCGACCGGGTGTCGGGCCGGCAGCGGCTCGGCCCCGGCTGGGTCAGCAGACTGCTGCAACGGGCCGTGGTGCATCTGTGGGCCTCGGGCGCGGTCGACCCGGCCGAGGTGGCGCGGGCGTACGCGAAGCGCCGGGACGTACTCGTGCGGGCACTGAAGGAACGGGGCGTGGAGGCGCACGGCCGCAGCGGCATGAACGTGTGGGTACCGGTGAGCGACGAGACCGGGGCCGTGGCACGGCTGCTGCACGCGGGCTGGGCGGTGGCCCCCGGAGCGCGGTTCCGGATGGCCGCGCCCCAGGGTGTCCGGCTCACCGTCTCACCGCTCACCGAGGGCGACATCGAGCCGCTGGCCGATGCGGTGGCGGCGGCGGCCCGACCGGCGCAACCGCTGAACTACGGCTGA
- a CDS encoding pyridoxamine 5'-phosphate oxidase family protein — protein sequence MSDTASPQSTGPDTAAGYRPTERTVPTRSRDRAAYDRELVHSILDEAYVCHLGFVRDGAPVVLPTLFGRVGERLYVHGSTGSRPLRETGRTDPGLPVCLTVTHVDGLVLARSAFHHSINYRSVVVHGIARTVTDSQERRTALDAIVDHVVPGRSADSRPADEKELAATAVIRLDLQEVSAKIRTGGPNDEARDLTLPHWAGVVPLAHGYAAPLPSDDLDPAIGVPGYITAL from the coding sequence ATGTCGGACACCGCATCGCCGCAGAGCACGGGACCGGACACCGCGGCCGGGTACCGGCCGACCGAGCGCACCGTCCCGACCCGTTCCCGCGATCGCGCGGCCTACGACCGGGAACTGGTCCACTCGATACTCGACGAGGCGTACGTCTGCCACCTCGGCTTCGTCCGTGACGGCGCACCGGTCGTCCTGCCGACGCTTTTCGGCCGGGTGGGCGAGCGGCTCTACGTACACGGTTCGACCGGCTCCCGGCCGCTGCGGGAGACCGGCCGGACCGACCCCGGCCTGCCCGTCTGTCTGACGGTGACGCATGTCGACGGGCTGGTGCTGGCCCGCTCCGCCTTCCATCACTCGATCAACTACCGCTCCGTGGTGGTCCATGGCATCGCGCGCACGGTGACCGACTCTCAGGAGCGGCGGACCGCCCTCGACGCGATCGTCGACCACGTGGTGCCGGGCCGGTCCGCGGACTCGCGGCCCGCCGACGAGAAGGAGCTGGCGGCGACGGCGGTGATCCGGCTGGACCTCCAGGAGGTCTCCGCCAAGATCCGCACCGGCGGCCCCAACGACGAAGCCCGCGACCTCACACTGCCCCACTGGGCGGGCGTCGTCCCGCTCGCCCACGGCTATGCGGCTCCGCTCCCCTCGGACGACCTCGATCCCGCGATCGGGGTGCCGGGCTACATCACCGCGCTCTGA
- a CDS encoding DMT family transporter, with translation MSNPASGLPIGRSLFYLIVAGVAWGTAGAAASLIFEASDLGPLALSFWRCAGGLLLLLAVLALRPRRAAAPAEPRSRRLLRVLGTGVGLTVFQSAYFAAVEATGLAVGTVVTLGAGPVLIAVGARLTMGERLGRGGLTAVVGALAGLAVLVLGGDGATVRPAGVALALLAAAGYATITLLTRWLGRDGGTTDSLATSAWAFGIGAVGLLPMAAAEGLVPHTAQPAHVVTLLVYVAAVPTALAYALYFAGAAVVRAATVSVIMLLEPVSAAAIAVLVLREQLTAATVVGTLLLLVAVTGLAFAEARSAAHARRRAAVPA, from the coding sequence GTGTCGAATCCTGCTTCCGGCCTGCCCATCGGGCGGAGCCTCTTCTATCTGATCGTCGCCGGTGTTGCCTGGGGTACTGCCGGGGCCGCCGCCTCACTGATCTTCGAGGCCAGCGATCTGGGCCCGCTCGCCCTGTCGTTCTGGCGCTGCGCGGGCGGCCTCTTGCTGCTGCTCGCCGTGCTGGCGCTACGGCCCCGGCGGGCAGCAGCCCCCGCCGAGCCGCGCAGCCGTCGGCTGCTGCGTGTCCTCGGCACCGGCGTGGGTCTCACCGTCTTCCAGAGCGCGTACTTCGCGGCCGTCGAGGCGACCGGCCTCGCGGTCGGGACCGTCGTCACCCTAGGGGCGGGTCCCGTGCTCATCGCGGTCGGCGCGCGACTGACCATGGGAGAACGGCTGGGGCGCGGCGGACTGACCGCCGTGGTGGGCGCGCTGGCCGGGCTCGCGGTGCTGGTGCTCGGGGGCGATGGGGCCACGGTACGGCCCGCCGGAGTCGCCCTGGCCCTGCTCGCGGCGGCCGGCTACGCGACGATCACCCTGCTGACCCGGTGGCTCGGCCGCGACGGCGGCACCACCGACTCGCTTGCCACCAGCGCCTGGGCCTTCGGGATCGGAGCCGTCGGACTGCTGCCGATGGCCGCGGCCGAAGGGCTCGTACCGCATACCGCTCAGCCCGCGCACGTGGTGACGCTGCTGGTGTACGTGGCGGCGGTACCGACCGCGCTCGCTTACGCGCTCTACTTCGCGGGCGCCGCGGTGGTGCGTGCGGCGACAGTGTCCGTGATCATGCTGCTCGAACCGGTCAGTGCGGCGGCTATTGCTGTCCTGGTGCTCCGTGAGCAGCTCACCGCCGCGACCGTCGTCGGGACGCTGCTGCTCCTCGTGGCCGTCACGGGGCTGGCGTTCGCCGAAGCGCGCAGTGCCGCGCACGCCCGCCGCCGGGCGGCCGTACCGGCCTGA
- a CDS encoding EamA family transporter: MHASQGRSASLGLALVSAFAFGGSGVAAKPLIEAGLDPLHVVWLRVAGAALVMLPVAWRYRDLVRSRPVLLLGFGLLAVAGVQAFYFAAISRIPVGVALLVEYLSPALVLGWVRFVQRRPVTRSAAVGVVLAVGGLACVVEAWSGLSFDMVGLILALGAACCQVGYFVLSDQGSTDKAKGAEPPHPVGVIAYGLLIGTVVLTVVARPWNMDWSILGGNAGMDGTDVPAWLLLLWIVLLATVLAYVTGVISVRLLSPAVAGVVACLEAVIATVLAWVMLGEHLSAPQLIGGSIVLIGAFIAQSATTRTPSGPVASGPGGGQIAGADEGRAAAEGELSTGRAAT; encoded by the coding sequence ATGCACGCGTCTCAGGGGAGAAGCGCCAGCCTGGGACTTGCCCTGGTTTCGGCGTTCGCATTCGGTGGTTCAGGGGTGGCGGCCAAGCCGCTCATCGAGGCAGGCCTCGATCCGCTCCATGTGGTGTGGCTACGGGTGGCGGGCGCCGCCCTCGTCATGCTGCCCGTCGCCTGGCGGTACCGGGATCTCGTACGCAGCAGGCCGGTCCTGCTGCTCGGGTTCGGGCTGCTCGCCGTCGCGGGTGTGCAGGCCTTCTATTTCGCCGCGATCTCCCGTATCCCCGTCGGTGTCGCGCTCCTCGTGGAGTATCTGTCGCCCGCGCTCGTCCTCGGCTGGGTCCGCTTCGTCCAGCGCCGGCCAGTCACCCGGAGCGCGGCGGTCGGTGTGGTGCTCGCCGTCGGGGGGCTCGCGTGCGTGGTCGAGGCCTGGTCGGGGCTGAGCTTCGACATGGTCGGGCTGATCCTCGCGCTCGGTGCCGCCTGCTGTCAGGTCGGTTACTTCGTCCTGTCGGACCAGGGGAGCACGGATAAGGCGAAAGGCGCGGAACCGCCGCATCCGGTCGGTGTCATCGCGTACGGGCTGCTGATCGGCACGGTCGTTCTCACCGTGGTCGCGCGGCCGTGGAACATGGACTGGTCGATTCTGGGCGGCAACGCGGGCATGGACGGCACGGACGTACCTGCATGGCTTCTGCTCCTGTGGATCGTGCTGTTGGCGACGGTCCTCGCCTACGTCACCGGCGTGATCTCGGTACGGCTGCTCTCGCCCGCGGTGGCGGGTGTCGTCGCCTGTCTGGAGGCGGTCATCGCGACCGTGCTCGCCTGGGTGATGCTCGGTGAGCACCTGTCGGCGCCGCAGCTCATCGGCGGTTCCATAGTGCTGATCGGCGCCTTCATCGCCCAGTCGGCGACGACGCGGACGCCCTCCGGCCCCGTCGCGTCAGGGCCGGGCGGCGGACAGATCGCCGGAGCGGACGAGGGTCGCGCCGCGGCCGAGGGGGAGTTGTCCACGGGCCGGGCCGCGACGTAA
- a CDS encoding Clp protease N-terminal domain-containing protein yields MQNRTPRIPQQPAPNRAEFDARLTVELAAVVTGARRRALRDGDRQVDTAHLLHSLIESDPEVRAAFEGGPQLAKVLGYLVQRSIGYGLRWQGAVEDSGAVPVVRGPDSVVRDTGVEGWSPSAATAMAGALERAELRGDARAGGLDLLAALARDHECRAVEVLERAGVDAEQLAARIVGVSGQGWRGAGG; encoded by the coding sequence GTGCAAAACCGGACGCCGCGGATCCCTCAGCAGCCCGCACCGAACCGTGCTGAGTTCGACGCCAGACTCACTGTGGAGCTGGCCGCGGTGGTGACGGGTGCCCGCAGACGAGCACTACGCGACGGCGACCGGCAGGTCGACACGGCGCATCTGCTGCACTCCCTCATCGAATCGGACCCCGAGGTGCGGGCGGCCTTCGAGGGGGGACCCCAACTGGCCAAAGTGCTCGGGTATCTCGTCCAGCGCAGTATCGGCTACGGGCTCCGCTGGCAGGGTGCGGTGGAGGACTCCGGAGCTGTTCCGGTCGTCCGGGGCCCGGATTCCGTTGTGCGGGACACGGGCGTGGAAGGCTGGTCGCCCTCGGCCGCCACGGCGATGGCGGGGGCCCTGGAGCGGGCGGAACTGCGGGGCGACGCGAGGGCGGGCGGGCTCGATCTGCTCGCGGCGCTGGCCAGGGACCACGAGTGCCGGGCTGTCGAGGTGCTGGAGCGGGCCGGTGTCGACGCGGAGCAGCTCGCGGCCCGGATCGTGGGGGTGTCCGGCCAGGGGTGGCGGGGCGCCGGGGGCTGA